The DNA segment AAAACTTTTGCCAGTCCCGATATGGCCCTGAGCGTGGTCGATTTCCCCGCGCCATTGGCCCCAATCAGGGCGACAATTTGTCCTTTGTCGACTTTCAGGGAAATCCCCTTAAGGGCCGCCACCGCCCCGTAATTGACTTTCAAATCGTCAATTTCCAGGATCATACTTTCTCTCCCAGATACGCTTCTACTACCCGCGGGTCATTTTGAATTTCGCGGGGATTTCCTTCGGCGATTTTTATCCCATAATCCAGGACCGCAATTCGTTTGCAGATGCCCATAACCACTTTCATGTCATGCTCAATCAGGAAGACGGCGCATTTGTAATGCTCGCGGACCTGCCCGATGAGCCCCATCAATTCCTTCTTTTCGGCCGGATTCATTCCGGCCGCCGGCTCATCAAGAAGCAATAATCGCGGCTTGGTCGCCAGGGCGCGAACAATCTCAACCCTTCTCTGAATTCCGTACGGGAGCGAGGTAGCCATCTCTTTCCGGTAGGGAAGGAGGCCGAAAAAATCGAGTATTTCTTCGATAGTCGCGGCTACTTCCTTCTCCTGCTGAAAAAGGCTATTGGGCTGGACCACGGCCTGCATGAATCCGTAACGGATATCTTTCCTAAGCGCCACCTGCACGGTTTCAAAAACACTCAGCGACGGGAAAAGGCGGATATTCTGAAAAGTCCGGGCAATGCCGATAGCGGATATTTCGTGCGGTCTGAGGCCCGCAATATTTCGGCCATCAAAAATAATTTCGCCCGATTTCGGCTGATAGACGCCTGTAATCAGATTGAAGACGGTCGTTTTTCCCGCGCCGTTGGGGCCGATCAGACCGAGCAAATCATCATTGTCGATATCAAGGCAGAGTTCAGAGACGGCGACCAATCCCCCGAATTTTATGGTGCAATTTTGAAGTGACAGAATCGCCATCGCCGCCTCTCAAGTTTTCTCGGGACTCTGTTTCAGGAAACGTTTTATATTGATGCCTATGCCGAAGAGTCCTTGCGGTCGGCTGAGCATGATGATGACCAAAAGGAGCGAATAAATGACCATACGATATTGAGCGATCGCCCTCAGTGCTTCCGGGAGGATGGTCAATAATATCGATGCCAGTATCACGCCGCCGATACTGCCCATACCGCCGACGACCACCATGACGACGATTTCAAACGATCTAAGAAAGCCGAATTGCGAGGGATTTATATATGTCACGAAATGGGCATACAATCCCCCGGCGATTCCGGCGAAGAAGGCCCCGGTCACGAAGGCCACGACTTTGTACCGGGTGACATTGATGCCGACCGCTTCCGACGCGATTTCATCGTCGCGGACCGCCATGAACCCTTTGCCGTAAGTGGAATGAATCAAATTATAAATCAGGAAGATCAATATGGCGACAAAGGCATAGACCCAGAAAAAATCGGCCAGTTTGGCGATCCCGGTAAAGCCGCGGGCGGCGCCGAGGAAATCAAGGTTTTGAATGATGACTCTTATGATCTCGCCGAAACCGAGGGTCGTGATGGCCAGATAATCGCCTTTGAGGCGAAGACTCGGTATGCCGACCAGAAGGCCAAAAATGGAAGCGATAAGCCCCCCGCATAAAAGCGCCAGAAGAAACATCGGAATGGCCACTGCGGTTCCGGGCTGAAGATTCATGGCAGTCGTAATGACCGAGGCGGTGTACGCGCCGATAGCCATGAAACCGGCATGACCCAGAGAAAATTGCCCGGCGAAGCCGTTGATTAGATTGAGACTCGAGGCCAGAATGATATTGATGCCGATATAGATAATAATCTGAAAATAATAGGGGCTGATATACGGTTGGAGAAATGAAAGTCCTCCGGCCGCGATCAGCGAAATCAAAAGAATAAGTTTGGATCGATGGCGTTTCATGACTCAAACTTTCTCGGTTTCATATTTCCCCATTATTCCCGACGGCTTCACGAGGAGGATCAGGATCAGGATAGAAAAGGAAATGGCATCTCGGTAGGTCGACGAAATATAGCCGGTGACCAGTGTTTCCACCAACCCGATAATCAATCCGCCGATGGCGGCCCCGTACAAATTTCCGATCCCGCCCAATACGGCGGCAATGAAGGCTTTGAGTCCCGGGAATATTCCCATCAAGGGATTGATGCTGGGATAAACCGAGGAATAAAGCACGGCGGCCGCTCCCGCGAGACTGGAGCCGATGGCAAAAACAAAGGATATGACCGTGTTGATATTGATTCCCATCAGACTGGCGGCATAATGATTGTATGATACCGCCCGCATCGCCGTCCCGATTTTGGTTTTATATACAATCGTACGGAGCAGTATCATCAGGATAAAAGCCGTCACGATTACGATCAGGGAATTGGTGCTGATGACAAGCGTCTCGGTATTGACAATGGCGGTCGAGGGCATCAGAGCGGGGAACAATTTCGGATCCGGCCCGAAAACCAGTTGCCCCCCGAATTCCAGAAACAGGGACATCCCGATCGCGGTAATCAGCACCGTCAACTTGGGCCGATTGCGGAGTGGTTTGTAGGCGAATTTTTCGATGGTTACGCCGAGGACGGCGCAGATGATCATGGCCGCCGCCATGACCATGAGACCGTTGACAAATGTCGAGCCCCCGAAGATCTTGGTAAAAATTGGGGCGGTATAAAATCCGACAAAGGCCCCGACCATAAAAACATCGCCATGGGCGAAGTTAATGAAGCGCAGGATACCATATATCATCGTGTATCCGAGCGCTATTAACGCATAGATACTGCCGAGCGATACGCCGTTAATGACCTGTTGGAGAAGTTCGTTCATTTAAACGGCTTTAGAATTTTATTCCGGCTGTATGGTTTCTTTGTACTTCATCTTGCCGTCGGCAATCGCAATAATCACAATCGGTTTTCGGGCATTGCGGTCGGCATCTATTGTAATGTATCCGGAAACTCCGGGGAAGTCCCTGGTGGCCTTCAAGGCATCGCGAATCTTATCCCCTTCGACACTGCCGGCCCGTTTAATGGCATCGAAGAGAAGTCGCGCCGCATCGTAGCCGAGGACCGCAAAGGCATCAGGCGATTCATTGTAAA comes from the Candidatus Zixiibacteriota bacterium genome and includes:
- the livG gene encoding leucine/isoleucine/valine transporter subunit; ATP-binding component of ABC superfamily (Evidence 2a : Function from experimental evidences in other organisms; PubMedId : 14702302, 2195019; Product type t : transporter) is translated as MAILSLQNCTIKFGGLVAVSELCLDIDNDDLLGLIGPNGAGKTTVFNLITGVYQPKSGEIIFDGRNIAGLRPHEISAIGIARTFQNIRLFPSLSVFETVQVALRKDIRYGFMQAVVQPNSLFQQEKEVAATIEEILDFFGLLPYRKEMATSLPYGIQRRVEIVRALATKPRLLLLDEPAAGMNPAEKKELMGLIGQVREHYKCAVFLIEHDMKVVMGICKRIAVLDYGIKIAEGNPREIQNDPRVVEAYLGEKV
- the livH gene encoding leucine/isoleucine/valine transporter subunit; membrane component of ABC superfamily (Evidence 2a : Function from experimental evidences in other organisms; PubMedId : 14702302, 2195019, 3009409; Product type t : transporter), which gives rise to MNELLQQVINGVSLGSIYALIALGYTMIYGILRFINFAHGDVFMVGAFVGFYTAPIFTKIFGGSTFVNGLMVMAAAMIICAVLGVTIEKFAYKPLRNRPKLTVLITAIGMSLFLEFGGQLVFGPDPKLFPALMPSTAIVNTETLVISTNSLIVIVTAFILMILLRTIVYKTKIGTAMRAVSYNHYAASLMGININTVISFVFAIGSSLAGAAAVLYSSVYPSINPLMGIFPGLKAFIAAVLGGIGNLYGAAIGGLIIGLVETLVTGYISSTYRDAISFSILILILLVKPSGIMGKYETEKV
- a CDS encoding Inner-membrane translocator, with the protein product MKRHRSKLILLISLIAAGGLSFLQPYISPYYFQIIIYIGINIILASSLNLINGFAGQFSLGHAGFMAIGAYTASVITTAMNLQPGTAVAIPMFLLALLCGGLIASIFGLLVGIPSLRLKGDYLAITTLGFGEIIRVIIQNLDFLGAARGFTGIAKLADFFWVYAFVAILIFLIYNLIHSTYGKGFMAVRDDEIASEAVGINVTRYKVVAFVTGAFFAGIAGGLYAHFVTYINPSQFGFLRSFEIVVMVVVGGMGSIGGVILASILLTILPEALRAIAQYRMVIYSLLLVIIMLSRPQGLFGIGINIKRFLKQSPEKT